One part of the Sporosarcina ureae genome encodes these proteins:
- the motB gene encoding flagellar motor protein MotB translates to MAKKRKKKKHEIEHINESWLLPYADLLTLLLALFIVLFATSSVDEGRFAEVSKVFSEIFESGSGIMSESAPTTTPVPDDSVGELDENSSYMEDQQSLGETQDDLDEYIAVNELENQFDTKMTNEGLLLTIRDSVLFKSGQATINPEYKRLANDISQLLTLDRPRQVVITGHTDDIPINNAQYSSNWELSVMRAVEFLKIIVQDNEVDPNLFSAKGYGEYKPIVPNDTIENRSKNRRVEVLIQPLVLKDGTPVKTQ, encoded by the coding sequence TTGGCGAAGAAGCGTAAGAAAAAGAAACATGAAATAGAACACATCAACGAATCCTGGCTTTTGCCTTATGCCGATCTATTGACATTATTACTGGCATTATTCATCGTATTATTCGCTACTAGTTCAGTGGATGAAGGGCGATTTGCAGAAGTCTCTAAAGTGTTCAGTGAAATATTCGAAAGTGGCAGCGGAATCATGAGTGAAAGCGCGCCAACGACTACCCCAGTCCCTGACGACTCGGTAGGAGAGTTGGATGAGAACTCCTCCTATATGGAAGATCAGCAATCCTTGGGCGAAACGCAGGACGATTTAGACGAATACATTGCAGTAAACGAGCTAGAAAATCAGTTTGACACCAAAATGACGAATGAAGGCTTATTGCTGACGATTCGCGATAGTGTGTTGTTTAAATCGGGACAAGCGACAATCAATCCCGAGTATAAGAGACTGGCTAATGATATTTCTCAGTTACTGACACTTGATAGACCGCGCCAAGTGGTCATCACAGGTCATACAGATGATATTCCCATCAATAACGCGCAGTACTCATCAAACTGGGAACTAAGCGTTATGCGTGCTGTAGAGTTCCTGAAAATCATTGTGCAGGACAATGAAGTCGATCCGAATCTATTCAGCGCAAAAGGATACGGAGAATATAAGCCAATTGTTCCGAATGACACGATAGAAAACCGCAGTAAAAACCGTAGAGTAGAAGTACTCATTCAGCCACTCGTCTTAAAAGATGGCACACCGGTCAAAACGCAATAA
- the motA gene encoding flagellar motor stator protein MotA has protein sequence MDLSTIVGLVLGFAALLVGMTLKGVTPDALLNPAAILIIIAGTIAAVVIAFPMNELKKVPKLFKIIFTQQKLASDGELIRLFSSWADIARREGLLALEAKTDEIDDPFLKNGLGLAIDGQNADYIRDVLSEEVEAMQERHSVGALIFSQAGTYAPTLGVLGAVVGLIAALKDMNNIDALGHAISAAFIATLLGIFTGYVLWHPFSNKLVRKSKEEVRQRTMVIEGILSVLEGEAPRVIEQKLASYLSVEDRKKLAIDGGEGAGKVGEEA, from the coding sequence ATGGATTTATCCACAATTGTAGGTTTGGTATTAGGATTTGCTGCTCTACTTGTTGGGATGACGCTCAAAGGAGTAACACCTGATGCGTTATTAAACCCGGCTGCAATCCTGATCATCATAGCAGGAACGATCGCCGCCGTTGTCATCGCGTTTCCAATGAACGAGTTAAAAAAAGTACCAAAATTATTTAAAATCATTTTCACTCAACAAAAGCTTGCATCAGATGGAGAGTTGATTCGTCTATTTTCTTCTTGGGCTGATATTGCACGTCGAGAAGGATTACTTGCTTTGGAAGCGAAAACAGATGAAATTGATGACCCATTTTTAAAGAATGGCTTAGGTTTGGCAATTGACGGACAAAATGCCGATTATATTCGTGATGTATTAAGCGAGGAAGTAGAGGCTATGCAAGAGCGACACTCCGTCGGGGCGCTCATTTTTTCGCAAGCCGGTACATATGCACCTACATTAGGGGTTTTAGGAGCCGTTGTAGGTCTGATTGCCGCACTAAAAGATATGAATAATATTGATGCGTTAGGACATGCGATTTCTGCTGCATTCATTGCGACGTTGCTTGGTATTTTCACAGGATACGTTTTATGGCATCCATTTTCCAATAAACTTGTACGTAAATCAAAAGAAGAAGTCCGCCAGAGGACCATGGTAATCGAAGGAATTCTTTCCGTATTGGAAGGGGAGGCACCGCGTGTCATCGAACAAAAGTTAGCATCTTATCTTTCTGTTGAGGATCGGAAGAAGCTAGCTATTGACGGCGGCGAAGGAGCTGGTAAAGTTGGCGAAGAAGCGTAA